From Microcystis aeruginosa NIES-2549, a single genomic window includes:
- a CDS encoding cytochrome c oxidase subunit II — MKIPSSILTLVLGITLTLISLWYGQNHGLMPVAASEDAQEIDNIFNLMMTIATGLFLIVEGVIIYIVIRFRRKPGDQTDGPAVEGNVPLEIFWTAIPTVIVFILAVYSFEIYNNIGGLDPLISKGGKGEIAHHGHHHGTMMALGGDRRVALGIGNSYDGEGVPPLVVNVKGIQYAWIFTYPETGIVSGELHAPVNRPVQLNMEAGDVIHAFWVPQLRLKQDVIPGQETVLSFTSNQIGQYPIICAELCGAYHGGMKSSFVVHSQGDYDQWVQDNTIAEVDSDQTVAMTAKDRSDSQYLTPYTEEMGIDAEILAQVAHQQQM; from the coding sequence GTGAAAATTCCCAGCAGTATCCTGACGCTCGTACTCGGGATCACCTTAACCTTAATTAGTCTCTGGTATGGCCAAAATCATGGCTTAATGCCCGTGGCCGCTTCCGAAGATGCTCAGGAGATAGATAATATCTTTAATCTGATGATGACCATCGCCACGGGACTATTTTTAATAGTTGAAGGCGTGATTATCTATATAGTGATTCGCTTTCGCCGCAAACCGGGGGATCAAACCGACGGGCCGGCAGTGGAGGGCAATGTCCCCCTAGAAATCTTCTGGACAGCCATCCCGACGGTAATCGTTTTTATCCTTGCCGTCTATAGCTTCGAGATTTATAACAATATCGGCGGTCTCGATCCCTTGATTTCCAAGGGTGGCAAAGGAGAAATCGCCCACCACGGTCATCACCACGGCACGATGATGGCCCTGGGCGGCGATCGCAGAGTAGCCCTAGGTATCGGCAATTCCTACGATGGTGAAGGAGTTCCCCCCCTAGTGGTCAATGTTAAAGGCATTCAATACGCTTGGATCTTCACCTATCCCGAAACTGGCATTGTTTCCGGGGAACTGCACGCCCCCGTCAATCGCCCCGTGCAACTGAATATGGAAGCGGGGGATGTGATCCATGCTTTCTGGGTTCCCCAATTGCGTCTAAAACAGGACGTTATCCCCGGACAGGAAACGGTGTTATCGTTCACATCCAACCAAATTGGTCAATATCCGATCATTTGTGCGGAACTTTGCGGGGCCTATCACGGCGGCATGAAATCTAGCTTTGTGGTTCACTCCCAAGGGGATTACGACCAATGGGTGCAGGATAACACAATCGCCGAAGTTGACAGCGATCAAACCGTAGCTATGACCGCTAAAGATCGCTCTGATAGTCAATATTTGACCCCCTACACCGAAGAAATGGGCATCGACGCTGAAATCCTCGCCCAAG
- a CDS encoding heme o synthase gives MTGTQALRHHDNFLQVAKSYYQLTKPRIIPLLLITTAASMEIASKGQVSPLLLFLTLLGGTLAAAAAQTLNCIYDRDIDHTMLRTRARPIPSGRVQPLHALIFALVLASLSLALFVFFVNTLSGFLAMTGIAFYMLIYTHLLKRHSVQNIVIGGAAGSIPPLVGWAAVTGDLGWIPWILFAIIFLWTPPHFWALALMIKDDYAEVDIPMMPVVKGEEATSEQIWLYTLIVVPFTFLLIYPLAACGVVYGVAALILGFVFLKKAWRLKQNPFDRDMARSLFKYSILYMMLLCTAMVIDSLPMTSRLLATIASLFSCS, from the coding sequence ATGACTGGAACTCAAGCCCTTCGCCACCACGATAATTTTTTACAAGTCGCTAAAAGTTATTATCAACTCACCAAACCCCGAATTATTCCTCTACTGCTGATTACCACGGCTGCTTCTATGGAAATCGCCTCTAAAGGTCAGGTTTCCCCCCTCTTACTCTTTCTTACCCTCCTCGGTGGCACTCTCGCCGCCGCCGCCGCTCAAACCTTAAACTGCATCTATGATCGCGACATCGATCACACCATGCTTCGCACCCGCGCCCGTCCTATTCCCTCCGGTCGCGTGCAACCCCTCCACGCCCTCATTTTTGCCCTCGTTTTAGCCTCCCTTTCCCTAGCACTTTTTGTCTTTTTTGTCAATACTTTGAGCGGATTTTTAGCAATGACCGGTATCGCATTTTATATGCTGATTTATACCCATCTGCTCAAGCGTCATAGTGTCCAAAATATTGTTATCGGTGGCGCAGCTGGCTCGATTCCTCCCCTCGTCGGTTGGGCGGCAGTAACGGGCGATCTCGGTTGGATTCCTTGGATTTTATTCGCAATTATTTTCCTTTGGACTCCTCCCCATTTTTGGGCTTTGGCTTTAATGATCAAGGATGATTATGCAGAAGTGGATATCCCGATGATGCCCGTAGTTAAAGGGGAAGAAGCCACTAGCGAGCAGATTTGGCTCTATACTTTAATCGTTGTTCCTTTCACTTTCCTCCTGATTTATCCCTTGGCTGCCTGTGGTGTGGTTTATGGTGTAGCGGCTTTAATTTTAGGGTTTGTTTTCCTGAAAAAAGCTTGGCGATTAAAACAGAATCCTTTCGATCGGGACATGGCTCGATCGCTGTTTAAATATTCCATTCTTTACATGATGTTATTATGTACAGCTATGGTGATCGATAGTTTACCCATGACCTCTCGTCTCCTCGCTACAATTGCCAGTTTATTCTCCTGTAGTTAA
- a CDS encoding COX15/CtaA family protein, whose translation MTESVFNPTPLRETGNIQVWMRRLVWKIAIATFALMVVGAATRVMNAGLACPDWPLCYGQWIPSQQMNLQVFLEWFHRLDASLIGFSTIALVGLSWWYRRHLPPWLLPSAIAALALILLQGVLGGLTVTQLLRFDIVTAHLATALLFFSTLIVIAIGLTPYRGTGTIGKLTGMGMVATSLVYLQCLLGGLVGSRWAAHQCLTVSQLCTVMNSHIIGVFPATISVLTLVFFAWRTAAIHPLLKKLAFSAGGLVALQVFLGVATLKLHLQVEPLTITHHSIGALLVGTLVAFTTFALRDRSFAPK comes from the coding sequence ATGACCGAATCTGTTTTTAACCCGACACCCCTAAGAGAAACTGGCAATATTCAGGTGTGGATGCGCCGCTTAGTCTGGAAAATTGCGATCGCTACTTTCGCCCTCATGGTGGTGGGTGCTGCCACCAGAGTTATGAACGCCGGTTTAGCTTGTCCCGATTGGCCCCTCTGTTACGGTCAATGGATTCCTAGTCAGCAGATGAATCTACAGGTATTTCTGGAGTGGTTTCATCGTCTCGATGCCTCTTTGATCGGGTTTAGTACGATCGCTCTCGTCGGTCTGTCTTGGTGGTACCGTCGCCATCTTCCCCCTTGGCTGTTGCCCTCGGCGATCGCCGCCTTGGCTTTAATTCTCCTGCAAGGAGTGCTGGGAGGATTAACCGTCACCCAATTACTGCGATTTGACATCGTAACGGCCCATTTAGCCACAGCTTTGCTCTTTTTCTCCACCCTAATCGTCATTGCTATCGGTCTGACTCCCTACCGTGGCACAGGTACGATAGGAAAACTAACTGGGATGGGAATGGTCGCCACCAGTCTAGTTTATCTGCAATGTCTCCTCGGCGGTCTCGTCGGTTCCCGTTGGGCGGCCCATCAGTGTTTAACGGTTTCCCAACTCTGCACGGTGATGAATAGCCACATTATCGGGGTTTTTCCCGCCACTATCTCGGTTTTAACCCTAGTTTTCTTCGCTTGGCGAACTGCCGCTATCCATCCTCTCCTCAAAAAACTAGCTTTTAGCGCCGGGGGATTAGTCGCCCTACAGGTATTTTTGGGCGTTGCCACCCTGAAACTGCATCTACAGGTGGAACCCTTAACCATTACCCACCACAGCATCGGTGCGCTATTGGTGGGAACCCTCGTCGCTTTTACCACTTTCGCCCTTCGCGATCGTTCTTTCGCCCCTAAGTAA